A genomic segment from Thermoplasmatales archaeon encodes:
- a CDS encoding bifunctional hydroxymethylpyrimidine kinase/phosphomethylpyrimidine kinase — MPVALTIAGSDSSGGAGLQADLKTFSVFYVHGVCAVTGITVQNTSKIEKVYDLSPSLIKKQIVALAEDLEINSAKTGMLRNSKIIKEVARTLSGYDFPVVVDPVILSKSGYELLKEDAIEDFINFIFPISYLITPNRYEAEKLSNIKIKGKKDVEKALKILKKEGANSILIKGGHFPNKTDYLYHEGKIFEYKGKNIKGCTHGTGCSFSAAITANLAKGIELRESIRIAKNFIESAIMYGEKIGKRCPVNQISWLGKDAERWRVYEELNFYLNELLKENIYDLIPEVGTNFAYALPKNFLKDKNDILAIEGRIIKAGKSLRVGEIKFGTSRHLASAIMKAMEYDESKRCAINFKYDENLIRKAEKFYRVAGYDRRKEPENIKKEEGKSISWGTEVAIKKAGEVPDIIFHKGDVGKEAMITILGKNPKEIIEKIRKIIY, encoded by the coding sequence ATGCCAGTTGCATTGACAATTGCGGGGAGTGATAGTAGCGGTGGAGCAGGATTGCAAGCGGATTTGAAAACCTTTTCAGTTTTTTATGTACATGGAGTTTGTGCGGTAACCGGAATTACAGTTCAAAATACCTCTAAGATAGAGAAAGTTTATGATTTATCTCCCTCGCTGATAAAAAAACAAATAGTTGCCCTTGCAGAAGATTTAGAAATAAATTCAGCAAAAACTGGAATGCTCAGGAACAGTAAGATAATAAAAGAAGTTGCAAGAACTCTTTCAGGATATGATTTTCCTGTTGTTGTTGACCCAGTTATTCTTTCAAAAAGTGGATATGAATTGCTAAAAGAAGATGCGATAGAAGATTTTATAAATTTTATTTTCCCTATTTCCTATCTCATAACACCAAACAGGTATGAAGCGGAAAAACTGAGCAATATAAAAATAAAAGGGAAAAAGGATGTAGAAAAAGCTTTAAAGATTTTGAAGAAAGAAGGAGCAAACTCAATTTTGATAAAAGGAGGGCATTTTCCAAATAAGACAGATTATCTCTATCATGAAGGAAAAATTTTTGAATATAAAGGAAAGAATATAAAAGGATGCACACATGGAACAGGTTGCAGTTTTTCAGCAGCAATCACCGCAAATCTCGCAAAAGGAATCGAGTTAAGGGAAAGCATAAGAATAGCAAAGAATTTCATAGAATCCGCAATAATGTATGGAGAAAAAATTGGAAAAAGATGTCCGGTAAATCAAATTTCATGGTTAGGAAAGGATGCGGAAAGATGGAGGGTTTATGAAGAGCTGAATTTTTATTTGAATGAGCTTTTAAAAGAAAATATTTATGATTTAATTCCTGAAGTTGGAACAAATTTTGCATATGCACTGCCAAAAAATTTTTTGAAGGATAAAAACGATATTTTAGCTATTGAAGGAAGAATAATAAAAGCGGGAAAAAGTTTAAGAGTAGGAGAAATAAAATTTGGCACATCAAGGCATTTAGCAAGTGCAATAATGAAAGCAATGGAGTATGATGAAAGCAAAAGATGCGCAATAAACTTCAAATATGATGAAAATTTAATAAGAAAAGCTGAAAAATTTTATAGAGTAGCTGGGTATGACAGAAGGAAAGAACCAGAAAATATAAAAAAGGAGGAGGGAAAAAGCATTTCCTGGGGAACAGAGGTTGCAATTAAAAAAGCGGGAGAGGTGCCAGATATAATTTTCCATAAAGGTGATGTTGGAAAGGAAGCAATGATAACAATTCTAGGAAAAAATCCAAAAGAAATAATTGAAAAAATAAGAAAAATAATTTATTAA
- a CDS encoding ATP-binding protein translates to MEEIGEIVEGTTSYFTFKASKEIKKLDYVCVFHEKKILSQVWEIFNRSDGTFAKANIIGSTEERYMVRTPFSVGEKVYRADEETIKKIIGLGDEGIYIGLLKDMNIKIFLSPEILIQKHLCILAKSGSGKSYTMGVIVEGFIKRENAILIIDPHGEYTSLRHPNFEEIDLMKKFDVSPKSYAKNVFEYSPVCSNNRDAIPLLLDEVNLSFQDVLYLFPEATQVQKGLLYEAWKNASQRRIYTIDDILEEIRDAKSSAKWGLINQMEQIKSMGIFSKYYTPLDEIVKNGRCSIINMKGVPPYIQEMLVSILLTRIFEERKNNSIPPLLIVIEEAHRYCPERGQGKSMASNIIKNIASEGRKFGIGLAILTQRPARIDKNVISQCNTHIILKTTNPNDLKAITSSVEGLDSSSSNEIQMLPVGVAIVAGSPLACPLFVEVRIRETKHGGK, encoded by the coding sequence ATGGAGGAAATTGGTGAAATAGTAGAGGGAACTACTTCTTATTTTACATTTAAGGCAAGTAAAGAAATAAAGAAGCTCGATTATGTATGCGTCTTTCATGAAAAGAAAATTTTATCTCAAGTATGGGAAATTTTTAATAGAAGCGATGGAACTTTTGCAAAAGCAAACATAATTGGCTCAACTGAAGAAAGATATATGGTAAGAACACCTTTTAGCGTTGGTGAAAAAGTTTATAGAGCGGATGAAGAAACGATAAAGAAGATAATTGGGTTAGGAGATGAGGGAATATATATAGGTCTTCTTAAAGATATGAATATTAAAATTTTTCTATCTCCAGAAATACTCATTCAAAAGCATTTATGCATACTTGCAAAAAGCGGAAGTGGAAAAAGCTATACAATGGGAGTAATTGTAGAGGGATTTATAAAAAGGGAGAATGCAATCTTAATAATAGATCCACATGGAGAATATACATCGCTACGCCATCCAAATTTTGAAGAGATAGATTTGATGAAGAAATTTGATGTTAGCCCAAAAAGTTATGCAAAAAATGTTTTTGAATACTCTCCTGTTTGCAGTAATAACAGAGATGCAATTCCTCTCTTGCTCGATGAAGTAAATTTATCATTTCAAGACGTTCTTTATTTATTTCCTGAGGCAACTCAAGTTCAGAAAGGATTGCTATATGAAGCATGGAAAAATGCCAGCCAGAGGAGAATATATACAATAGATGATATTCTTGAAGAAATAAGGGATGCAAAAAGCAGTGCTAAATGGGGACTAATAAATCAAATGGAGCAGATAAAATCAATGGGAATTTTCTCTAAATATTATACACCATTGGATGAAATTGTAAAAAATGGGAGATGTTCAATAATAAATATGAAAGGTGTACCGCCTTATATTCAGGAAATGCTCGTTTCAATACTCCTTACAAGAATATTTGAAGAAAGGAAAAATAATTCAATTCCTCCATTGCTTATAGTTATTGAAGAAGCTCACAGATATTGTCCGGAAAGAGGACAGGGAAAAAGCATGGCAAGTAACATAATAAAAAATATAGCTTCAGAGGGAAGAAAGTTTGGCATAGGATTAGCAATTTTAACACAGCGCCCCGCAAGAATAGATAAAAATGTTATATCTCAATGCAACACACACATAATCCTCAAAACAACCAATCCAAATGACCTTAAAGCAATCACTTCAAGCGTTGAAGGACTTGATTCGTCTTCTTCCAATGAAATTCAAATGCTTCCCGTAGGGGTTGCTATCGTTGCTGGCTCCCCGCTTGCCTGCCCGCTATTTGTGGAAGTAAGGATAAGAGAAACAAAGCATGGAGGGAAATAG
- a CDS encoding proteasome assembly chaperone family protein yields MAKKFEEIKIIYLEKPQLKDPILIEGLPGIGNVGKLAVEHLIEEMKAKKFAELYSTDFPPQVIIGSNGVVRMVKNEFFYYKGEKDLILLTGDYQALSPHGQYLLAEKILDIAENFGVKMIFTLGGYGLGVEVEHPRVTGAATDIEIVEELKKHGIVFKEDEGGGIVGASGLLLGLGKMRGMRGACLMGETSGYIVDPNSAREVASVLSKILGLKISLSSLDKKAEELRRITEKIKSIERSMIEKEKSEREDLRYIG; encoded by the coding sequence ATGGCAAAAAAATTTGAAGAAATAAAAATAATATATTTGGAAAAACCCCAGCTAAAGGATCCGATACTAATTGAAGGATTGCCAGGAATAGGAAATGTTGGAAAACTGGCGGTTGAGCATTTAATAGAGGAGATGAAAGCAAAGAAATTTGCGGAACTATATTCTACAGATTTTCCACCTCAAGTTATAATTGGCTCAAATGGTGTGGTAAGAATGGTAAAAAATGAATTTTTTTACTATAAAGGAGAGAAAGATTTAATTCTCCTTACAGGCGATTATCAGGCTCTTTCACCTCACGGACAATATTTGCTTGCAGAAAAAATACTCGACATTGCAGAAAATTTTGGAGTGAAAATGATTTTTACCCTTGGAGGATATGGACTTGGCGTAGAAGTAGAACATCCAAGAGTTACAGGTGCAGCAACAGACATTGAAATTGTCGAAGAACTTAAGAAACACGGGATTGTATTCAAGGAAGATGAGGGCGGGGGCATAGTGGGCGCCTCTGGCTTGCTCTTGGGCCTGGGAAAAATGCGCGGGATGCGGGGGGCGTGCCTTATGGGAGAAACATCTGGATATATTGTTGATCCAAATTCAGCAAGAGAAGTTGCGAGTGTGCTTTCAAAAATTCTCGGGTTAAAAATTAGTCTTTCAAGTTTGGATAAAAAAGCAGAGGAGCTGAGAAGAATTACTGAGAAAATAAAAAGCATTGAAAGATCGATGATTGAAAAGGAGAAGAGTGAAAGAGAAGATTTGAGGTATATAGGATAA
- a CDS encoding RNA-protein complex protein Nop10, translated as MKYCKKCRRYTLKKYCTVCNSETQRKEPPRFSPQDKYGKYRRMLKEEKIWQKNLKK; from the coding sequence ATGAAATATTGTAAGAAATGCAGAAGATATACCCTAAAAAAATATTGTACTGTTTGCAATTCAGAAACTCAAAGAAAGGAACCTCCCCGTTTCTCCCCTCAAGATAAATATGGAAAATATAGGAGGATGTTAAAGGAGGAAAAAATATGGCAAAAAAATTTGAAGAAATAA
- a CDS encoding translation initiation factor IF-2 subunit alpha yields the protein MPKDLPEKGDLVICTVTQAKGFGAFVKLEEYPDKKGFLHIKEVASGWVKNIREYVREGQRIVCKVMNVDPSKGYVDLSLKRVTEHQKREKIEKWKNEQKAKKLLEIVANKIGKNFDEFYNEVEEELIKKYNNLYRAFEEAVKNEKKFRKEFDAGWVDAFIEVAKQNIVVPFVEISGYVELTCPLSDGINHIIKALEKIEEENELKIRVKYISAPLYRIEVTAPDYKIAEKKLKENVNKAIEYIKKHKGDGKFIREMK from the coding sequence ATGCCAAAAGATCTGCCTGAGAAGGGTGATTTAGTTATATGTACTGTAACACAGGCAAAGGGATTTGGGGCTTTTGTTAAGCTTGAAGAATATCCAGATAAGAAAGGATTTTTACATATAAAAGAAGTGGCTTCTGGATGGGTTAAAAATATAAGAGAGTATGTGAGAGAAGGGCAAAGGATAGTTTGTAAGGTAATGAATGTAGATCCATCAAAGGGATATGTTGATTTATCATTGAAAAGAGTTACAGAGCATCAGAAAAGGGAAAAAATAGAGAAGTGGAAAAATGAGCAAAAAGCAAAAAAATTGCTTGAAATAGTTGCAAATAAAATAGGCAAGAATTTTGATGAATTTTATAACGAAGTAGAGGAGGAATTGATAAAAAAATATAATAATTTGTATAGAGCATTTGAAGAAGCGGTTAAAAATGAGAAAAAATTCAGGAAAGAATTCGATGCGGGGTGGGTTGATGCATTTATAGAGGTTGCAAAGCAAAATATAGTAGTTCCTTTTGTGGAGATAAGCGGATATGTTGAATTAACATGCCCTCTTAGCGATGGAATAAATCATATAATAAAGGCTCTTGAAAAGATAGAGGAGGAGAATGAATTGAAAATTAGAGTAAAGTATATATCCGCCCCGCTATATAGAATTGAAGTAACTGCGCCTGATTACAAGATAGCGGAGAAGAAATTAAAAGAAAATGTAAATAAAGCAATTGAATATATAAAGAAGCATAAAGGGGATGGAAAATTCATAAGGGAAATGAAATGA
- a CDS encoding 30S ribosomal protein S27e — MPSSFYKVKCKDCGNVQIVFSRASITVQCQVCGSILANPTGGKAKIKGEILSELKYAKRSA; from the coding sequence ATGCCGTCCAGCTTTTATAAAGTTAAATGTAAGGATTGTGGAAATGTGCAGATAGTATTCAGCAGAGCAAGCATAACTGTGCAGTGCCAGGTTTGTGGGAGCATATTAGCTAATCCAACAGGTGGAAAGGCTAAAATAAAAGGTGAAATATTATCGGAGTTAAAATATGCCAAAAGATCTGCCTGA
- a CDS encoding 50S ribosomal protein L44e, which produces MIRPAIIKTYCPYCKHHTEHAIERVKKKKASELKWGQRRFRRVTAGYRGYPRPKPEGREKPTKRVHLRYRCKECGKAHQKEGIRAKKFEIKR; this is translated from the coding sequence ATGATAAGACCTGCAATAATAAAAACATACTGCCCCTATTGCAAGCATCATACAGAGCATGCGATAGAGAGGGTTAAGAAAAAGAAAGCATCCGAGCTTAAGTGGGGACAGAGAAGATTTAGGCGTGTCACTGCTGGTTATAGGGGCTATCCCAGACCAAAGCCAGAGGGAAGAGAAAAGCCAACAAAGAGAGTCCATCTTCGCTACAGATGCAAGGAATGTGGAAAGGCTCATCAAAAAGAAGGAATAAGGGCTAAAAAATTTGAAATAAAGAGGTGA
- a CDS encoding hydroxymethylglutaryl-CoA reductase, degradative, giving the protein MKSSRIPGFYKMNLEERIKFLKEFAELSEEEAQKLISFNALPKDIANRMIENVVGCMQLPLGIATNFIINGKEVLIPMAIEETSVVAAASNAARMARPEGFKARASEPIMIGQIQILNPCSDAEQKIIERKDEILELANAQDKVLVEFGGGAKDVEVRWLSNDMLVVHLLVDVRDAMGANAVNTMAEATAPLIEKITGGKALLRIISNLAIYRMAEAEVIYKKEEIGDAIDGVLKAYEFACLDPFRAATHNKGIMNGIDAVAIATSNDWRAIEAGAHAYASMHGYKPLTTWSKNEDGDLYGKIKLPLAVGIVGGATKVHPMAKICLKIMGVKTAKELAEIMASVGLAQNFAAIYALATKGIQAGHMKLHAQNIAIMAGAKGEEIDIVAKRMVDEGKIRMDRAMEILEEIRKKSI; this is encoded by the coding sequence ATGAAATCATCTCGCATACCTGGGTTTTATAAAATGAATCTAGAAGAAAGAATTAAATTTTTGAAGGAGTTTGCTGAGCTAAGCGAGGAAGAAGCTCAAAAGCTGATTTCTTTCAATGCTCTTCCAAAAGATATAGCAAATAGAATGATTGAAAATGTTGTTGGATGCATGCAACTACCTTTAGGAATTGCAACAAATTTCATTATAAATGGTAAAGAAGTACTTATTCCGATGGCAATTGAAGAAACTTCTGTTGTGGCTGCTGCTTCAAATGCGGCGAGGATGGCGCGCCCTGAGGGCTTCAAAGCGAGGGCAAGCGAGCCAATAATGATAGGGCAGATACAGATTTTAAATCCTTGCAGTGATGCGGAGCAAAAAATAATTGAAAGGAAGGATGAAATTTTGGAGCTTGCAAATGCTCAGGATAAGGTGCTGGTTGAATTTGGAGGAGGGGCAAAAGATGTTGAAGTAAGATGGCTAAGCAATGATATGCTTGTTGTTCATCTGCTCGTTGATGTTAGGGATGCAATGGGTGCAAATGCGGTAAATACAATGGCGGAGGCGACCGCTCCATTAATAGAGAAAATAACAGGCGGGAAAGCATTGCTCAGGATAATATCAAATCTTGCAATTTACAGGATGGCGGAAGCGGAAGTGATTTACAAGAAAGAGGAAATAGGAGATGCAATTGATGGGGTTTTGAAAGCTTATGAGTTTGCATGCCTTGATCCTTTCAGAGCTGCAACACACAATAAAGGAATAATGAATGGAATAGATGCGGTGGCAATAGCAACCAGCAACGACTGGCGGGCGATAGAGGCGGGAGCTCATGCATATGCAAGCATGCATGGATACAAGCCACTCACAACCTGGAGTAAAAATGAGGATGGAGATTTATATGGAAAAATAAAGTTGCCCCTTGCAGTTGGGATAGTTGGAGGAGCAACAAAAGTTCATCCGATGGCAAAGATATGTCTTAAAATAATGGGGGTAAAAACAGCAAAGGAGCTTGCGGAAATAATGGCATCTGTCGGACTTGCTCAAAATTTTGCAGCAATATATGCTCTTGCAACAAAAGGAATACAGGCGGGACATATGAAATTGCATGCTCAAAACATAGCAATAATGGCGGGAGCAAAAGGAGAGGAAATAGATATTGTAGCAAAGAGGATGGTTGATGAGGGAAAAATAAGAATGGATAGGGCAATGGAAATTCTTGAAGAGATAAGAAAGAAATCAATATAA
- a CDS encoding preprotein translocase subunit Sec61beta, whose amino-acid sequence MAKKSRSGFQSAAGLVRYFEEEKTGLKIDPRVIVIVSILTVVVVSLFKIFFPL is encoded by the coding sequence ATGGCAAAGAAAAGCAGAAGCGGATTTCAGTCCGCTGCGGGTTTAGTAAGATATTTTGAAGAAGAAAAGACAGGTTTAAAAATTGATCCAAGAGTAATAGTTATTGTCTCAATTCTCACAGTAGTAGTTGTCAGTTTATTTAAAATCTTTTTCCCTCTCTAA
- a CDS encoding ATP/GTP-binding protein — protein sequence MYVIILGPAGAGKTTMARALSEYGFLINLDPATPCEANVDIRKWVKAEEIQKNYSLGINGALLKSMEIISNMDEWIVKDKDKIKIVDTPGQLDIFLHHDYGIKIVKKLAENDIVSSVFVIDANEILSVENYLAMLALNAIVNLRLSIPSISVINKIDMVDVNQIKKFFDKKYLDNEIKRGDAIVSLASGLIDYIEYTSIYSRPVLASAKNGEGIEELYDLIHEIHCSCGEL from the coding sequence ATGTATGTTATAATTCTCGGCCCCGCAGGCGCAGGCAAAACAACAATGGCAAGAGCTCTCTCTGAATACGGGTTTTTGATAAATCTGGACCCAGCAACGCCTTGCGAAGCAAATGTTGATATAAGGAAATGGGTAAAAGCGGAGGAAATTCAAAAAAATTATTCTCTTGGAATAAATGGGGCTCTTCTAAAAAGTATGGAAATTATAAGCAATATGGATGAATGGATAGTTAAGGATAAAGATAAGATCAAGATTGTCGATACTCCTGGGCAACTTGATATTTTTTTACATCATGATTATGGAATAAAAATTGTTAAAAAATTAGCTGAAAATGACATTGTTTCTTCTGTTTTTGTTATAGATGCAAATGAAATTCTCTCAGTTGAGAATTATCTTGCGATGCTTGCTCTGAATGCAATTGTAAATTTGCGTCTCTCAATTCCATCTATAAGTGTTATAAATAAAATAGATATGGTTGATGTAAATCAGATAAAAAAATTTTTTGATAAAAAATATTTGGATAATGAAATCAAGAGAGGAGATGCTATTGTTTCCCTTGCTTCTGGTTTAATTGATTATATTGAATATACAAGCATTTATTCTCGTCCAGTCCTTGCTTCTGCAAAAAATGGCGAAGGGATTGAAGAGCTATATGATTTGATTCATGAAATTCATTGCTCATGCGGTGAGCTATAA